The following are from one region of the Carnobacterium gallinarum DSM 4847 genome:
- a CDS encoding MarR family winged helix-turn-helix transcriptional regulator has translation MTSESHNFDKKLALFYFAYRTFSKTSDELLADYHMTKVHRRILFFVARLPGLTVNELLQVLDISKQALNRPMQELIQKKWLETRINNEDKRSKRIYLTNTGQEIDQQISSAQKEKMQQIFIESGDPTGENWTKVMTLYANEVGEEFIDWIAPTEK, from the coding sequence ATGACTTCTGAATCTCATAACTTTGATAAAAAGTTGGCCCTTTTTTACTTTGCTTATCGTACATTTAGCAAGACTTCTGACGAATTACTTGCTGATTATCATATGACTAAAGTTCATCGTCGCATTCTTTTCTTTGTGGCACGATTACCAGGTTTAACTGTTAATGAACTATTGCAAGTATTGGATATTTCCAAGCAAGCTTTAAATCGGCCAATGCAAGAACTCATTCAAAAAAAGTGGTTAGAAACAAGAATAAATAACGAAGATAAAAGAAGCAAACGAATTTATTTAACGAATACAGGACAAGAAATTGATCAACAGATTAGTTCCGCTCAAAAAGAAAAAATGCAACAGATTTTCATCGAAAGTGGCGATCCTACCGGGGAAAACTGGACAAAGGTCATGACCCTGTATGCCAATGAAGTTGGAGAAGAGTTTATTGATTGGATTGCCCCAACTGAAAAATAG
- a CDS encoding D-2-hydroxyacid dehydrogenase, whose protein sequence is MNKMKFLAYNVREDERIYIQNWSNKNNVIVDMTEEAITPETADLAKGYNGICALQTSEYKSDMFKKIANSGIQSFAVRSVGFDSVDIEGAKKNKVKVTNVPGYSPSAIAEFSVGKALELIRRVPYFEQRMEEQDFRWNGYISKELKHMTIGVIGTGRIGHSAATIYQGFGSKILAYDVYRNPELEKIVTYVDSIEDIFKEADLITLHAPALESNYHMIDKKAVDLMKQGVYLVNTARGSLIETEALLAGLNSGKIAGAALDTYEGEAEYFSHSWVNKQIKDPILTELLSRKDIIVTPHIAFYTEQAVENMVDISLDSLKELVETGSSKNEIYS, encoded by the coding sequence ATGAATAAAATGAAGTTTTTAGCCTATAATGTTCGTGAAGATGAGAGAATATATATTCAAAATTGGTCAAATAAAAATAACGTAATAGTTGATATGACAGAAGAAGCTATCACACCTGAAACGGCAGATTTGGCTAAAGGATATAATGGGATTTGTGCCTTACAAACGAGTGAATACAAATCCGATATGTTTAAAAAAATTGCTAATTCTGGAATTCAAAGTTTTGCTGTTCGTTCAGTTGGTTTTGATAGTGTTGATATTGAAGGTGCAAAGAAAAATAAAGTTAAAGTTACCAATGTTCCAGGTTATTCTCCTAGTGCTATTGCTGAATTTTCTGTTGGAAAAGCCTTGGAATTGATTCGTCGGGTTCCTTATTTTGAACAACGAATGGAGGAGCAAGATTTCCGTTGGAACGGGTATATTTCTAAAGAATTAAAACATATGACGATTGGAGTTATTGGTACTGGTCGAATTGGACATAGCGCAGCGACTATTTATCAAGGGTTTGGGAGTAAGATTTTAGCTTATGATGTTTATCGAAATCCAGAACTAGAAAAAATAGTAACTTATGTTGACTCGATAGAAGATATTTTTAAGGAAGCCGATCTAATTACGTTACATGCACCGGCGTTAGAAAGCAATTATCATATGATTGACAAAAAAGCAGTTGATTTAATGAAACAGGGAGTCTATCTGGTGAATACTGCTCGTGGTAGTTTGATTGAGACAGAGGCCTTACTTGCTGGATTAAATTCTGGGAAAATTGCAGGAGCTGCTTTGGATACGTATGAAGGCGAAGCGGAGTATTTTTCACATAGTTGGGTTAATAAACAAATTAAAGATCCAATTTTAACGGAACTTTTATCACGGAAAGATATCATTGTGACCCCTCATATTGCTTTCTATACAGAACAGGCAGTGGAGAATATGGTAGATATTTCCTTAGACAGTTTGAAAGAATTAGTAGAAACGGGTTCAAGCAAAAATGAAATTTATTCATGA
- a CDS encoding alpha-keto acid decarboxylase family protein: MYTVADYLLDRLKELGINDIFGVPGDYNLKFLDHITARDDLKWIGNANELNAAYMADGYARTKGMAALVTTFGVGELSAMNGIGGSFAEKVPVIEIVGSPTTAVQNAQKLVHHTLGDGRFNHFEKMHEAITVGIGSLTKENAITEIDRILGLASEKRQPGYLNLPIDVAEMEVEKPNKPLFDTKVMEIKMEQELIKSIEKVLNSVKHPVIIAGNEIASFHLEAKLAEFIEKFNLPVTTLPFGKGVFNEEDKHYLGVYTGTPTTEPLKSYVDQADLVLLLGAKLTDSATSGFSQGFTEKQMISLASDEVIFQGEHLAGIQLPTVLDELLMINYPGYHGEIQPMSRLAEVKSSSSLVTQAYFWEAVESYLEEGDTLVAEQGTSFFGASTVPMKKGMSFIGQPLWGSIGYTFPAMLGSQIAKKGSRHLLFIGDGSLQLTVQELGMTLREKLAPIVFIINNNGYTVEREIHGPEEIYNDIPMWDYQKLPSVFGGTAENVVTYKVQTEAELATAMRKARLDSKRLQWIEVVMNQKDAPDLLVQMGKIFAKQNS, encoded by the coding sequence GTGTATACAGTAGCTGATTATTTGCTTGATCGTTTAAAAGAATTGGGAATTAATGACATATTCGGAGTTCCAGGTGACTATAACTTAAAATTTTTAGATCACATTACCGCACGAGATGATTTAAAATGGATTGGCAATGCTAATGAACTAAATGCAGCCTACATGGCAGATGGCTATGCTAGAACTAAAGGAATGGCAGCCTTAGTGACAACGTTTGGTGTGGGTGAATTAAGTGCGATGAATGGAATTGGCGGAAGTTTCGCAGAAAAAGTACCTGTAATTGAAATTGTGGGTTCTCCAACAACAGCAGTTCAAAATGCACAAAAACTAGTTCATCATACATTAGGTGATGGTCGATTTAATCATTTTGAAAAAATGCACGAAGCGATTACAGTCGGAATTGGTAGCTTAACGAAAGAAAATGCTATAACCGAAATTGATCGTATTTTGGGTTTGGCTAGTGAAAAACGTCAACCAGGATATTTAAATCTTCCAATTGACGTTGCAGAGATGGAAGTTGAAAAGCCTAATAAACCGTTATTTGATACAAAAGTAATGGAAATCAAAATGGAACAAGAATTAATAAAATCAATTGAAAAAGTCTTAAATAGTGTCAAGCATCCAGTTATTATTGCTGGGAATGAAATTGCTAGTTTTCATTTAGAAGCTAAACTTGCAGAATTTATAGAAAAATTCAATTTGCCAGTTACTACGTTACCTTTTGGCAAAGGTGTATTTAATGAAGAGGACAAACATTACCTAGGTGTTTATACTGGAACACCAACAACTGAACCATTGAAATCTTATGTAGATCAAGCTGATTTAGTGTTATTATTGGGAGCAAAATTAACTGATTCGGCAACAAGTGGATTTTCACAAGGTTTTACTGAAAAACAAATGATTTCCTTAGCTAGTGACGAAGTTATTTTCCAAGGCGAGCATCTAGCTGGAATTCAATTGCCAACAGTATTGGATGAATTGCTAATGATTAATTATCCAGGTTATCATGGTGAAATTCAGCCAATGTCTCGTTTAGCAGAGGTTAAATCATCTTCTAGCTTAGTGACTCAAGCTTATTTTTGGGAAGCGGTTGAAAGTTATTTAGAAGAAGGGGACACACTGGTAGCTGAACAAGGAACGTCCTTTTTTGGGGCATCAACAGTTCCAATGAAAAAAGGGATGAGCTTTATTGGACAACCCTTATGGGGCTCCATCGGCTATACTTTCCCAGCTATGCTAGGCAGTCAAATTGCGAAAAAAGGAAGTCGACATTTGTTATTTATTGGGGATGGTTCTTTACAGTTAACAGTTCAAGAATTGGGAATGACCTTGAGAGAGAAATTAGCACCAATTGTGTTTATTATTAACAATAATGGCTATACAGTAGAAAGAGAAATTCATGGTCCAGAGGAAATCTATAATGACATTCCAATGTGGGATTATCAAAAATTACCTTCTGTTTTTGGTGGAACAGCTGAAAATGTTGTCACTTACAAAGTTCAGACAGAAGCCGAACTAGCAACGGCGATGAGAAAAGCTCGCTTGGATAGTAAGAGATTGCAATGGATTGAAGTTGTCATGAATCAAAAAGACGCACCAGATTTATTAGTTCAGATGGGAAAAATTTTTGCTAAGCAAAATTCATGA
- a CDS encoding GNAT family N-acetyltransferase encodes MIRKATKSDAKVLAPMIMIILEDMELEVFQQLSKEQIEDVLIAGIQTENYRYSYRHAHVCVRENEVAGVLVGYSGSKEDEIDTPLTAILAEKGLDPSIKIFNEKETFAGEWYLDSIVTAEKYRGCGVGTELLEALDDFAKEDQETMIGLNCDQENPGAQRLYERMGFEKSGEMIIGGHCYNHMQKKV; translated from the coding sequence TTGATTAGAAAAGCAACAAAATCAGATGCTAAAGTATTAGCTCCAATGATTATGATTATTTTAGAAGATATGGAATTAGAAGTCTTTCAACAGTTGTCTAAAGAGCAGATTGAAGATGTCTTGATTGCTGGAATTCAAACAGAGAATTATCGTTATAGCTACCGTCATGCCCATGTTTGTGTACGTGAGAATGAGGTAGCAGGGGTTTTAGTTGGCTATTCAGGTAGTAAAGAAGACGAAATTGACACACCTCTAACAGCTATTTTAGCAGAAAAAGGATTAGATCCTAGTATTAAAATTTTCAATGAAAAAGAGACTTTTGCTGGGGAATGGTATTTAGATTCTATAGTTACAGCTGAAAAATATCGTGGCTGTGGTGTTGGTACGGAACTATTGGAAGCGTTAGATGACTTTGCTAAAGAAGATCAGGAAACAATGATTGGTTTAAATTGTGATCAAGAAAATCCTGGAGCTCAAAGACTTTATGAGCGAATGGGCTTTGAGAAATCAGGGGAAATGATCATTGGTGGGCATTGTTACAATCATATGCAGAAGAAAGTGTAA
- a CDS encoding LURP-one-related/scramblase family protein — protein sequence MIHVYMKEQYVARKERIIVKDEFGKDIYLVTGKWGNIGDGLYLYKLDGTLIAEVKQTKLALFPKFDLYLSGEKVCSISKYQGLKNPYFHVTRIHWLVTGDFVKGHYKITHLTKTVMTMEKAYLASGDLYALAIQREQDLPLCICIALILDHWAIRRTPKKIKKERLRLQTYS from the coding sequence ATGATTCATGTTTATATGAAGGAACAATATGTCGCCAGGAAAGAACGAATTATCGTTAAAGACGAATTTGGAAAAGATATTTACCTCGTTACAGGAAAATGGGGAAATATCGGAGATGGTCTATATTTGTATAAATTGGATGGAACCTTGATCGCAGAAGTTAAACAAACCAAGTTGGCTCTTTTCCCAAAGTTTGATCTTTATTTATCTGGTGAAAAAGTTTGCTCAATTTCAAAATATCAAGGACTAAAAAATCCTTATTTTCATGTTACTCGAATTCATTGGCTTGTCACTGGTGATTTTGTGAAAGGTCATTATAAGATTACTCACTTAACTAAAACCGTGATGACTATGGAGAAGGCTTATCTTGCTTCAGGAGACCTTTACGCCCTAGCGATCCAACGAGAACAAGACTTACCTCTATGTATTTGTATCGCCTTAATTTTAGACCACTGGGCCATTCGACGGACTCCAAAAAAAATAAAAAAAGAAAGACTTCGATTACAAACCTATTCATAA
- a CDS encoding Crp/Fnr family transcriptional regulator, with the protein MTIEQLKPALKKLEAINLSVLHHMKKEKLPYEIVVLKRKETLFNYKKKTGVYFIVEGCIVRNLLLTNGQINSVDFVTKNVIVNCANFKSSIPFEDDYLAITETKLAFIPNETILLLLEKSPLFLYTNLQFELYLSYLRRMNEHLSTKERIIFFLVELFRHIGSKKKEGYVLPSYINQSVLAGLAAVTRETVSRVLNQLVRENLLEIKPKPYFTKDLDLLADQVSLYKQLQLSREF; encoded by the coding sequence ATGACGATAGAACAGTTGAAACCTGCATTAAAGAAATTAGAAGCAATTAATTTAAGCGTACTTCACCACATGAAAAAGGAAAAGTTACCCTATGAAATTGTTGTTTTAAAAAGAAAAGAAACGTTATTTAATTACAAAAAAAAGACGGGCGTTTACTTCATAGTTGAGGGCTGTATTGTCCGAAATTTACTATTAACAAATGGTCAGATTAATTCCGTTGATTTTGTAACGAAGAATGTAATTGTGAACTGTGCTAATTTTAAAAGTTCGATTCCTTTTGAAGACGATTATCTTGCCATCACTGAAACTAAGTTAGCATTTATCCCAAATGAAACCATCTTACTTTTGTTAGAAAAATCTCCTTTGTTTCTATACACAAATCTACAATTTGAATTATATTTATCTTATTTAAGAAGAATGAATGAACACTTATCTACTAAGGAAAGAATTATATTTTTTTTGGTGGAATTATTTAGACATATTGGCAGTAAGAAAAAGGAGGGATACGTACTTCCTTCGTATATTAATCAATCTGTCCTAGCTGGTTTGGCGGCGGTTACAAGAGAGACGGTTTCGAGAGTGCTTAATCAACTTGTTCGAGAAAATTTACTAGAAATAAAACCAAAACCTTACTTTACAAAAGATCTTGATTTGCTAGCTGACCAAGTATCGCTATATAAACAATTACAACTTAGTCGTGAATTTTGA
- a CDS encoding Crp/Fnr family transcriptional regulator, with amino-acid sequence MKKTQHLKKDLKATNKEVFTELTENATFVDLKHLKRNDVLICDKQSNYTRLIISGVALRRLYNTKQLTIDLDVIDAYHFVDLENLYNSILFEGELKALTDIYYYDISRKEIEPFLKKYPEFLYQNMQYTTYISFNYRKINLLSVYERIIFILIEISLQYATEKNGEIFLPKFISQKLLASLTNTSISATRKILVELMTQNIIRLTPKPICIYDFTYLLQRSSFHELSK; translated from the coding sequence ATGAAAAAAACTCAACATCTGAAAAAAGATTTAAAAGCCACTAACAAGGAAGTGTTCACAGAATTAACAGAAAATGCTACTTTCGTAGACTTGAAACATTTAAAAAGAAATGATGTATTGATTTGTGACAAGCAAAGCAACTATACAAGACTAATTATTAGTGGCGTGGCGCTTAGACGGCTCTATAATACAAAGCAGCTAACAATAGATTTAGATGTAATTGATGCTTACCATTTTGTTGATTTAGAAAACTTATATAACTCCATCCTTTTTGAAGGAGAATTAAAAGCCTTAACGGATATTTATTATTATGACATTTCACGTAAAGAAATTGAGCCTTTTTTAAAAAAATACCCAGAATTTTTATATCAAAATATGCAATATACAACTTATATCTCTTTTAATTATCGAAAAATAAATTTATTGTCCGTTTATGAAAGGATTATCTTTATCTTAATTGAGATTTCACTTCAATATGCTACTGAAAAAAATGGCGAAATATTTTTACCTAAATTTATTAGTCAAAAACTACTTGCATCCTTAACCAATACCTCTATCAGCGCTACGAGAAAAATCTTAGTTGAACTTATGACGCAAAATATCATTCGTTTGACACCAAAACCCATTTGTATTTATGATTTCACTTATTTATTGCAACGTTCTTCTTTTCATGAGCTTTCAAAATAA